Below is a window of Candidatus Acidiferrales bacterium DNA.
AGATGTGATTTCGCGCGCTGCGTTCTTCAGAATGATTTGATCGGAATTTCGGTCCAGCGTCGTGATGACGCGGTCGATCTCATCGAGCGAAAGCAGTCCCTGAAAATATTCCGGCGCGTTTCTCTTCACAACGAGTGTCTGTTTTTCGAAATATTCCGCGAAAAACGTCTTCGGGCTCGTCGGGTGAAGCAGCCACTCAAGAGATGGCCCGATTTCCTTCACGCTTCGCTCTTTGCCTTGCGTGCCGAAGCCGGCTGATGGATGCGCCATGGGGATAGTCCTGCGAAAACACAGACGCCACCTGGCGCTTTCTCGCGCCCAGGTGGCGCTCGTGGCCTTTCGTCAAAATGAAGATGCTTCTAGAGCCTTGCGCCGTCCGGATCCGACTTCGGAGGAGCCTTCTTCGGTTTTGCTTTCGTGCTCGCCTTCTTCTTGTCTGGGTCGGAACCCTTCTTCTTGTCCGGATCCGATCCCTTCTTGGCGGATTTCGCCTTCATTGGTTTCTTCTTGTCGGTTTGATCCGGATCTGAAGCCTTCTTTTTGTCCGGGTCTGCCTGCTGCGCCGAAGCACGCACTCCAGAAGCGAGTGCTACCGCGCCCGCCAGCAATGTCCCCGTCGCCACAAGGAATGACCGCCGTGGAAACTTGCGTTCCGTCTTGATCTGCTCGTCCGTCACAAACTGGGACTTCTCTTGCTTCACAATCTTCGCACCCTTATCAGCCATCGATTCGTGTCCTTTCTCCATGCGTCGTTCTCCGAATACAATGCTGGGTACTTCCGCTCATATCATGTCCCGCTGCGCCGAGTCAAGGTGTCCCCTAGCGCAAAGCCCGGCTTGCTTCGGCGATTCCGTAGTGAGACACTATCCCCGTTGGAGGTCCCTATGAAATCAAGAGGGAAAGCAACTCTCGGGCTTCTCGCCGCCGCATTTTTGATGGCCATTCCCGCTATGGCTCAGTCGAATCACATCTCCGGCAACTACATGGAATTTCGCAACGCCGACGTTTACACCGGCCCGTGCTTCGCCAATTCCGAAGTCGGCCTCACCGGACAGGACGCCGTCCTCGCCTGGCACATCACCAGCGGTGAATGGAACGGCGTGCAGCTCTCCGGTCTCAGCGTCGTCGCCGTCGTGCGCGCCAGCGCTACGCTCGGTGATCCCTATGGCAATCCGCTTCCGGCTAAAAGCGCCTTTTTCGTCGACATCGCCGCCACCGACGCACAGCAAGCCGCGCTGATCTCTTTCGCGCAGTCGCAAGCCGGCGGCCTCTTGAATGATGTCGTTGGAACGAATCTCGCGCCCATCTCCTTTGCCTCAGACACCGGCCGCATGGGCTGGGAAACTCTCGCTGTCGGCAACATCGTGAAGCTCTCGACACGCGCCATCACCATGAACGACATGATTTGCCACAACGAAGAAACCTATTATCCGCCGCTCGTCTCGCATCTGACGCATTCCATGCCCGTCGTCGCGCGCGACAGCAGCTATCAGGGCGATTCGCTCGGCATCACTTGGGACGATTCCAATCGCCGCAGCTCCTTCGTCGGCAATTTCTCCGAGTAAATTTCGTCACGACACAATCTGACTGAACTTCACGGCCCGCCTCTTCTGGCGGGCCTTTTTTGCTCGACACACAGCCGCGTGCTGGGTCAGTTTGAATTTTTTTGATCGTGACACAAGAAGTCAAAATTCAAACTGACCCATTCCCCAAAGCCTCTTCTCCCTCGATTCCAGACAGGCCAAAACTTCCAAGCCCACGCTTTCCATTTGCCCGAAAACCGCCCGCCAGCCATAATCATCTGATACAAATGTACGCAAATTCGCATTCGGGAGAATTGAGATGATTCGTCGGCCCGCGCAATTCCTTGCCGGATTCGCATTTCTATTCATTTTTTTCTTCGCCAGTCCGCTTTTCGCCCAGGATTACAAAATCGTCGCCGGCGCCACGCCGCCTCCTGCGGAAATCGCCGCGCCCGTGCGCGCGCTTCTCGCGCCAGGTTCGCTCAACGTCACCGCTCCCGGTGGTCCTTATTGTGAAATCTGGCTGCGCGGTTCGATCCCCGCCGCCGCGCAGCCCAACACCGCGCTCGGCGTCACGTACGGCCAGCTTGTCGACGGCGAAATTTTCGGCGCCATTCATTTCGACGTTCCGGTCATCGATCTTCGCAATCAGCAGATTCAGCCCGGCACGTATGTCCTTCGCTACGGCCTTCAGCCCGTCGACGGAAATCATCAGGGTGTATCCGACTATCGCGATTTTCTCCTGCTCACGCCGCCCGATCAGGATGCTACTGCCGCGAATCTTGCCGACAACGACATGTACGCGCTCAGCCGCAAAGCTTCGCGTGTCGGCCATCCTTCGGTCTGGAGCCTCGTGCCTGCCGATAGCGCTCCCGCAGCGCTCCCGGGCGTGAGCCACGACACGAACGAAGATTTCTGGATCATTTATTTCAAAGCGATGGTCGGAAGCTCTCCCGTCACCATGGGACTGGTCGTCAACGGTCACGTCACGCTGCCGTAGAAAATCTCCGATGCTCAATTCTCGCGAACTCGCGATGGCTCGGCGCTGAACATGTATCTCTGCCGCAATTGCCAGGAGCCCATCAACTCCGCCAGCGCCATTTGTCCGTATTGCAGCGCGGAGCAAACCGAGCCCGAGCCTGCCGGTTCCGTGAAGCCTGCGAAAAAAAGCAGCCCGGCGAAGCTCGTCATCTCGTTGGCGATCGTAGTCGCGGGAATTTGGGCCATCATATGGTTCGCTCTGCCGCTGCGGCTTCAAAGTCCGCGTCCTGCCGCCGAACGCGCCGCTCTTCAATCTCTCCACGCGCTCCAGCAGCAGTTGTCCACGTTTGAAAATGGCGCGAACTTCTATCCCAGTTCTCTCGAAGCTCTCGGCGAACCGGTGCGCGATGCCGCGCAACAGGCCATGACCGGCGGCTACACGCTGCGCTACACACCCTTGCAAATCGGCCCAAACGGCAACGCGCACGGATACACGCTCACCGCCATGCCGCGCAATTATGGTTATCGAAGTTTTTTTACGGATCAGTCCGGCGTGATTCGTTCGACGCGCGACAATCGCCTCGCCACTGCCCAGGACCCGCCCATTTGAAGTCGCGCGCCGCGCTCTCGTGAGCGCGTGAACAGTTTCGCGGCGATTTATTTATTTTCCTGGCACAAATCCCATTGCTTTTTCGTCGTTTCGTCCTGCATTTCGATTTTCGTGAATCCTTGCTTCTGGAAAACCGCGCAGTTCCGCGCAGAATCGAGCGGCCAGTCGTCATACGTCAGCATGCTCGCAAATTTTGCGCCGTTATCCACCGCTGGAGCGCTGAAGATCAGTGTTTGATGTTCCGGTCCTGCAGCCGCCACGTGCATGCCGCCATTCTCTGCGTTCACTTGATTTTCGATCTCCGCCGCCGTCGTGATTCTCGCCTGCTCTTCGGTCTCTTCCGCATTCGCGTCCACGTCAACGGGCTCTCTCGAACGGCATCCGGCAAGCGCCAGAAGAAAACTGCACGCCACAACCCATCTGAGGCGCATCCACCGCCGCAGGATTTTCCTTTCCTCGCAATATGCTTCGTTCGATGTGCGGAGATGATCCAATTGCCCACTCCATCCACTTCAAAAAGCTTGCCCTTCGCCAGCGCCTTCATCATTCCATATACAGGTAGATGCAGAAAGGGGCTCTTTCTACACAAAAAAAATGCCGCGAGCATCGTCTCCCTTTGGTGGGCGACGCCGGCTCGCGGCATCTTGAAGCTTGCTTGCCGTGCGTCGCATCACTCGCGCACGTTCAAGCTCGAATCCTGCGAAAAGCTTAGCGGCGCCTCTTCTTTCCGCGCGCTTTGCCTTTTGCCTTGGCTTTCTTTTTCGGAGCTGACTTCTTTGCCCTAGCCTTCTTCGCTTTCTTGGCCTTCTTCTTTGCCTTCGGCTTCGCGGCGGGCCTGGCCGGCGCGTGACTTGGTGCCGGACGGCCCACGGGTGCGCCGCCGTGATCCTCTTCCTCATCCTCTGAGTCCATTATGATTTCAGTCACTTCTTCGGCGATCTCTTCGTTCTCATCGCCGCCAAGCTCGCCCTGTTCTTCCTCTTCTTCCAGCCCAGGGAGCTCGTTCTCTTCTTCTTCGTCGTGAAATTTCGCGTCAAACATAATTCTCCTCCGTGGGTCAAAGTGCTCGGCGGCCCGCTTTCCCACTCGCTTGTTTTAATCGCAGTTTCCAAGCTTTGTCAAGGCGCAAAAAAGGACGTCCCCGTGGGAATTTACGAAACCGCGATCAAGGAGCAATTTCTGGCAAAGTAGGGGAATAATACACTAACTCATTCATTCTATTGCTTTTACTGTCGCGGCGTGATGTGCAGTCGATCTCCTACCTGCAGCCCTCGTGTACCCAAGAAGGGATTGCTCTGTTTAATCGCATCAACCGTTGTCCCGTACTCATGTGCGATCGACCAAAGGGTCTCTCCTGCCTCCACGCGATGAACAATCTCTCCGTTGTGCGCCGCGGTCTTGGCCGCTGCTGGCGCTCCCGCTGTGCTTCGCCGCCTTGACGCCGTCG
It encodes the following:
- a CDS encoding DUF1326 domain-containing protein; amino-acid sequence: MKSRGKATLGLLAAAFLMAIPAMAQSNHISGNYMEFRNADVYTGPCFANSEVGLTGQDAVLAWHITSGEWNGVQLSGLSVVAVVRASATLGDPYGNPLPAKSAFFVDIAATDAQQAALISFAQSQAGGLLNDVVGTNLAPISFASDTGRMGWETLAVGNIVKLSTRAITMNDMICHNEETYYPPLVSHLTHSMPVVARDSSYQGDSLGITWDDSNRRSSFVGNFSE